In a genomic window of Aggregatimonas sangjinii:
- a CDS encoding LytR/AlgR family response regulator transcription factor, translated as MSKLFTVIFFLFGFGLMSQQTTDARLEVVGLLKQYKLEDSGKAVDDMEMSFAKMLFEKELDYLKSGKLVYTSELLAGNVSLDLRDSILFRISLAKYHGRKTQPNHTEYFENYLSAYEISTRVGDTILINEALLGLNHYFQRNHIDTLLYRKYVNLLFKYKKDKIDDFWQKYYLLNYKMNTSSFSKEEFKEMEQGFLTLEKNAPEHDYFLGKIQHLIGIFYSYPSDYKRSREYFEKAASTYNSDYYYSNSRKIRTEVSLAITDFKDKAYSLTIEKLENALNNKFVKQDEKLKFIIYDWLAQSYEQFPSQGNRALYYLKMKDSTDDKLKMHAIVQKNREIEIKHEVAKKDKNIKNLQMVNQGLQDRLVTLLPILGILTILAIIIFFLYKKYYRKTTVLETEKSETLQKLDELKNIVIKNHIILKDKTKVYISDLMYIKSDDHYLNVYTSDDKNHFVRGKLSTIREELPPNFIQCHRSYIVNSNFIKRINNDTITLVDKTQVPLSRSFKNKF; from the coding sequence ATGTCGAAATTATTTACAGTAATCTTTTTCCTTTTCGGATTTGGACTAATGTCCCAGCAGACTACCGACGCGAGACTTGAAGTCGTTGGTTTGTTGAAGCAGTACAAGCTAGAAGATAGCGGTAAAGCTGTTGATGACATGGAAATGTCATTTGCCAAAATGCTATTCGAAAAGGAACTTGATTATTTGAAGTCTGGGAAACTTGTATATACCAGTGAACTACTTGCTGGTAACGTAAGTCTTGATTTGCGTGATAGCATTTTATTCCGGATAAGCTTAGCCAAATACCACGGCAGGAAAACACAGCCCAATCATACCGAGTATTTCGAAAATTATTTATCAGCCTATGAAATTTCGACCAGAGTCGGTGATACTATATTGATCAATGAAGCCTTACTGGGTTTGAACCACTATTTTCAAAGAAACCACATTGATACGTTACTCTACAGAAAGTACGTGAATTTACTTTTCAAATATAAGAAAGACAAAATCGATGATTTTTGGCAAAAGTATTATTTGTTGAATTACAAAATGAATACGTCCTCCTTTAGCAAAGAGGAATTTAAAGAAATGGAACAAGGGTTTTTAACTCTAGAAAAAAACGCCCCCGAACACGACTATTTTCTTGGAAAGATTCAACATTTGATAGGAATATTTTACAGTTATCCCTCGGACTATAAAAGGTCACGGGAATATTTTGAAAAGGCAGCGAGTACTTACAATTCAGACTATTATTATTCAAACAGCAGAAAAATAAGAACTGAAGTTTCATTGGCTATCACAGACTTTAAAGATAAAGCCTACTCTCTTACAATTGAAAAATTAGAGAATGCATTGAACAATAAATTTGTAAAACAGGATGAAAAATTGAAATTTATCATTTACGATTGGCTGGCCCAATCCTATGAGCAGTTTCCTTCTCAAGGCAATAGAGCTTTATACTATTTAAAAATGAAGGACAGCACCGATGATAAATTGAAAATGCACGCCATTGTTCAAAAGAACAGGGAAATCGAGATAAAACATGAGGTTGCCAAAAAAGACAAAAACATTAAAAACCTTCAAATGGTAAACCAAGGATTGCAAGATAGATTAGTAACACTCCTGCCCATTTTGGGCATCCTTACCATTTTGGCTATAATTATCTTTTTCCTCTACAAAAAATACTATAGAAAGACCACGGTACTGGAAACCGAAAAATCCGAAACCCTCCAAAAACTCGATGAGCTCAAAAACATAGTAATCAAGAACCACATCATTCTAAAAGATAAGACCAAAGTCTATATTTCGGACTTGATGTACATTAAATCGGACGATCACTATCTAAACGTGTATACCTCCGATGATAAAAACCACTTTGTAAGGGGGAAACTAAGCACTATTAGGGAAGAACTGCCTCCCAACTTTATACAATGCCATCGTTCCTATATCGTGAATTCAAACTTTATCAAACGCATCAACAACGACACCATTACACTGGTCGATAAAACCCAAGTTCCCCTTTCGAGATCTTTTAAAAACAAATTTTAG
- a CDS encoding YfaP family protein translates to MKTFKIIALLVSILSFAASCNIPDDGPVVQPPIEEGGNPTNPLPPEETPVNPADLLIDGIAFMNTNDPRIPYIAYHTNGAKTAMIDDDGDGFQELMVHSEDDFETVINVDKETGLPIKMCSSDGTLALYSFKEENTKLDLAIMRPGEPIVYARDLNSSPLANAARTSQNTSSSNCNLGPIGVTLRGVGYSWALGGLCEIRDGNGGVRQLDNISRRACQNTFRAIHGGLQIPVNEEKACKQLENQPAMLGLIPGYANCASENNASDCIAQGLLEIEDLIDNAESVFETIGEDTVALAYGALISGYGEVKVTLTWDTTSDIDLWVTEPDGNLIFFNEPQSASGGFLDFDDVDGFGPENIFWTENPPLGEYLVQVHYYGDNGEGATNYTVQLEVQGVVQQFQGTLEVEDQINTVAGFSTSSTSGRTMRIDQRYEVVMQTEELPLKRE, encoded by the coding sequence ATGAAAACATTTAAAATTATCGCACTTCTAGTAAGCATACTGTCCTTTGCCGCAAGCTGTAACATACCCGATGACGGTCCTGTAGTCCAACCACCTATAGAAGAGGGAGGGAATCCTACAAATCCCTTGCCACCGGAAGAAACACCAGTAAACCCGGCTGATTTACTTATCGATGGTATCGCATTCATGAACACCAATGATCCGCGCATACCCTATATCGCTTACCATACCAATGGTGCAAAAACGGCAATGATAGATGATGACGGCGATGGTTTTCAAGAGCTTATGGTGCATTCGGAAGATGATTTCGAAACCGTAATCAATGTGGATAAAGAAACAGGACTACCCATCAAAATGTGTTCTTCCGATGGAACGTTGGCCCTTTATTCATTTAAAGAAGAGAACACGAAACTAGATCTGGCCATTATGAGACCAGGAGAGCCCATTGTGTACGCTAGAGACCTGAATAGTTCTCCACTCGCGAATGCGGCCCGAACAAGTCAAAATACCTCTAGCTCTAATTGCAATCTTGGGCCAATAGGCGTTACGTTAAGAGGTGTAGGTTACTCTTGGGCACTGGGGGGCTTGTGCGAAATTCGCGACGGTAATGGAGGTGTTAGGCAATTGGATAACATAAGCCGTCGGGCCTGCCAAAATACTTTCAGGGCGATACACGGTGGTCTCCAAATTCCCGTGAACGAGGAAAAAGCCTGTAAACAATTGGAAAACCAGCCCGCGATGCTGGGTCTTATCCCCGGTTATGCCAACTGTGCATCGGAGAATAATGCGAGCGATTGCATCGCCCAAGGCCTCCTAGAAATAGAGGACCTAATTGATAACGCCGAAAGCGTATTCGAAACTATTGGCGAGGACACGGTTGCATTAGCCTATGGCGCCCTGATTTCCGGATATGGTGAAGTAAAAGTCACGTTGACCTGGGATACCACTAGCGATATCGACCTCTGGGTTACCGAACCTGACGGGAACCTTATTTTCTTCAATGAACCTCAGTCAGCAAGTGGAGGATTCCTTGACTTTGATGATGTTGACGGTTTTGGCCCTGAGAACATCTTTTGGACCGAGAACCCACCTTTAGGAGAGTATCTGGTACAAGTGCACTATTATGGTGATAACGGTGAAGGTGCTACGAACTATACCGTGCAACTAGAGGTGCAAGGCGTTGTACAGCAATTTCAGGGTACCCTCGAGGTAGAAGATCAGATTAATACTGTGGCCGGCTTTTCGACTTCCAGTACGAGCGGCAGAACAATGCGCATCGATCAAAGGTATGAAGTTGTTATGCAAACGGAGGAGTTACCGTTAAAAAGGGAATAA
- a CDS encoding S8 family peptidase, whose product MTRIILKLKPDIPTNNFIDQENRDLLNKMGLRKIEPAYSIIGNHAELHQARLGIGPGFLNTGSVLILEFDNRLHKEKILENLEKLYSKKIEYVEEDQEIVFFNEPVVLNGEKENLDTMDYPLGTINFSKDYQSENEVIVAVIDSGVNYDHKALRKSLWSASSKGKCFGINMTISHNADWTNVKDNIGHGSMVAGIIGARDNPVVMGIAPSAKLLSIKVFPKHSATYFVRDVCSAMMNAYWTGAKVINNSWRLLKSDGGNRKFLTETLQILENNNCISVFAAGNEDRDCSEIFPQSLPAVLNVGSINKDLKRQDGTNWGDGITIWAPGAKINSTYKGGVNSYEESSGTSFAAPFVTGVVALLKAKNPNLSLFEVKEILRASGKPITIAKNNMNSYLLDFSKTLNLKPFTNLNSKTMNSPFPKPPENKADINATIFTFLHLERSDIFQLLHNDVRDDNFCNFQIFGCFQGNKVVIENKEKFLVEKVALKLVNMDPNSDVLYTIGGATMKTNTKNEVDFAITTIQTGKPVKGVDFTLEQLFLLERFQKIDYHVGEGLDSGGYPCNQSAFF is encoded by the coding sequence ATGACCAGAATTATCCTTAAACTGAAACCTGATATTCCAACCAATAATTTTATAGACCAGGAAAACCGAGATCTACTGAATAAAATGGGACTCAGGAAAATTGAGCCGGCATACTCAATAATTGGGAATCATGCAGAACTTCATCAAGCTCGATTGGGTATTGGCCCGGGTTTCTTGAATACGGGGAGTGTTTTAATTTTAGAATTTGACAATCGATTACACAAAGAAAAAATCCTTGAGAATCTAGAAAAACTATATTCGAAGAAAATCGAATATGTCGAAGAAGACCAAGAAATCGTATTCTTCAACGAACCTGTTGTGCTAAATGGTGAGAAGGAAAATCTTGATACGATGGATTATCCACTAGGTACCATTAACTTCTCCAAGGATTATCAAAGTGAAAATGAGGTTATTGTAGCGGTTATTGATTCTGGCGTGAACTACGATCATAAAGCACTTCGAAAAAGTCTTTGGTCAGCCTCTTCCAAAGGAAAATGCTTTGGAATAAATATGACGATCAGTCATAATGCAGATTGGACGAATGTAAAGGATAATATCGGTCATGGTTCTATGGTAGCAGGAATTATAGGCGCACGTGATAATCCCGTAGTAATGGGTATAGCCCCATCGGCAAAACTGTTATCCATCAAGGTTTTTCCCAAACATAGTGCAACGTATTTTGTCCGGGATGTCTGCTCTGCGATGATGAATGCCTATTGGACCGGGGCCAAAGTAATCAATAACAGTTGGCGACTCTTAAAATCTGACGGAGGGAATAGGAAGTTCTTAACGGAGACTTTACAGATTCTGGAAAACAATAATTGTATATCTGTCTTTGCAGCCGGGAACGAGGACAGGGACTGTTCGGAAATTTTTCCCCAGTCACTTCCTGCCGTCCTGAACGTGGGTTCGATAAATAAAGACTTGAAACGGCAAGATGGCACGAATTGGGGTGATGGAATTACCATCTGGGCACCAGGAGCTAAAATCAATTCAACCTATAAGGGCGGTGTCAACAGCTATGAAGAAAGTAGCGGCACTTCTTTTGCGGCACCTTTTGTTACGGGCGTAGTCGCCCTTCTTAAAGCTAAGAATCCCAATTTATCGTTATTTGAGGTAAAAGAAATTTTAAGGGCCAGCGGCAAACCGATAACAATAGCCAAAAACAATATGAATAGTTATCTCCTCGATTTTTCAAAAACACTTAATTTAAAACCATTTACTAATCTAAATTCAAAAACTATGAATTCACCTTTTCCAAAACCGCCAGAGAACAAAGCAGACATCAATGCTACAATTTTTACGTTTCTTCATTTAGAACGTAGCGACATATTTCAGCTTTTGCACAATGATGTAAGGGATGATAATTTTTGCAACTTTCAAATATTCGGTTGCTTCCAAGGGAATAAAGTGGTTATTGAAAATAAAGAGAAATTTCTTGTGGAGAAAGTCGCTCTAAAATTAGTGAACATGGATCCTAATAGCGATGTACTATATACCATAGGTGGGGCAACAATGAAAACCAATACCAAAAACGAAGTCGACTTTGCTATCACTACTATCCAAACCGGTAAACCGGTCAAAGGAGTGGATTTTACGTTGGAGCAACTATTTCTATTGGAAAGATTTCAAAAAATCGATTATCATGTTGGAGAAGGACTAGACTCTGGTGGATATCCATGCAACCAGTCAGCTTTCTTTTAA
- a CDS encoding DUF5723 family protein gives MITNFKLKHRIFNFGLAVAVICFCSQTYAQSYLGNSMDNYAGVHAVVYNPANVFDSPFRTDINLISASGYFGSDYLGLSLSDMLSADGEFNFDEDAERSPSNSNHFFTNIDVLGPSFMFNVGEKQSFAVTTRLRGLFNADNVNGNLYEKVSEGFEIGENFDFDSQDLNVTAHVFSEIGLTYGREVVKTQDQFLKAGITLKYLMGAGGIFMNSPELSGTFNGLTNNLTTQGAISYGSTPGFESDSPEFSDLQSGFGADIGVVYEYRKRIVDGTVLGKRAQQYKFKAALAITDIGSINYQNSQQTVYDANGDVNALEFETKDLEQVLEDNYTGTRTIGNQKLQLPTALQLMADYYIGNRWYVGLHQGLSLRKSGSADANGIINTTTVSPRWESKYFSVYSPLGLRQYSGFAWGLGFRLGPLTVGSGSILTNLISDNSKNTDIYVGLKIPLYKKIDY, from the coding sequence ATGATTACCAATTTCAAACTCAAACATAGAATCTTCAATTTCGGACTGGCAGTTGCCGTCATTTGCTTTTGCAGTCAAACGTATGCGCAAAGCTATCTAGGAAATTCGATGGATAATTACGCAGGCGTTCACGCTGTCGTCTACAATCCTGCCAATGTCTTCGATTCCCCGTTTCGTACCGATATCAACCTGATATCGGCAAGTGGTTATTTCGGTAGTGACTATCTAGGGCTTTCGCTATCCGACATGCTATCGGCAGATGGCGAATTTAATTTCGATGAGGACGCCGAGCGCTCCCCCTCGAACAGCAACCATTTTTTTACGAATATCGATGTCCTCGGCCCGTCCTTTATGTTCAACGTGGGCGAGAAACAGAGTTTTGCAGTTACCACCAGACTAAGAGGTCTTTTTAATGCGGACAATGTAAACGGAAATCTTTACGAAAAGGTTTCGGAAGGATTCGAAATCGGGGAAAATTTTGATTTTGACTCTCAAGACCTGAACGTTACGGCCCATGTCTTTTCCGAAATCGGACTTACCTATGGAAGAGAGGTCGTAAAAACCCAGGATCAGTTTCTTAAGGCCGGGATTACCTTAAAATACCTTATGGGTGCCGGCGGAATCTTTATGAACTCTCCAGAACTCAGCGGTACGTTCAATGGCTTGACCAACAACCTTACCACCCAAGGGGCCATATCCTATGGTTCTACCCCGGGCTTTGAAAGCGACTCTCCGGAGTTCAGCGATTTGCAAAGTGGCTTCGGTGCCGATATCGGCGTAGTATACGAATACCGAAAACGAATCGTAGATGGCACCGTATTGGGCAAACGCGCGCAACAGTATAAATTTAAAGCGGCACTTGCGATTACGGATATCGGTAGTATTAATTATCAAAACAGTCAGCAGACCGTTTATGACGCCAACGGCGATGTAAATGCCTTGGAGTTCGAGACCAAAGACCTCGAGCAGGTATTGGAAGACAACTATACAGGTACCCGTACCATTGGAAACCAGAAATTACAATTACCTACAGCTCTTCAACTAATGGCGGACTACTATATTGGAAACCGATGGTATGTAGGTTTGCACCAAGGTCTTTCCCTTCGTAAATCGGGAAGTGCCGACGCAAATGGCATTATCAATACAACCACGGTATCGCCTCGTTGGGAATCGAAGTATTTTAGTGTTTATTCTCCGCTTGGGCTTCGCCAATACAGTGGTTTTGCTTGGGGTCTTGGCTTTCGTCTTGGGCCGTTAACGGTCGGTTCAGGTTCAATATTGACAAATTTGATTTCCGATAATAGCAAGAATACCGATATCTATGTCGGGCTTAAGATTCCCTTGTACAAGAAAATCGATTATTAA
- a CDS encoding response regulator transcription factor → MKGSKTNLQLSKTQIFMHQQCCAFRFKRLVEKVYPKYHNSYQLLTKRELEILKYMALGTESQIIAEKLSISKHTVQTHRKNIHRKTELKTPRDLVLFTLIFDIQL, encoded by the coding sequence ATGAAAGGCTCAAAGACTAATCTTCAACTCTCAAAAACTCAAATTTTCATGCACCAACAGTGCTGTGCATTCCGTTTTAAAAGACTTGTCGAAAAGGTATATCCGAAATACCATAATAGTTATCAGCTACTCACTAAAAGGGAGCTGGAAATTTTAAAATATATGGCCTTGGGTACCGAAAGCCAAATCATTGCCGAAAAGCTTTCCATATCAAAACATACCGTTCAAACACACCGAAAAAACATCCATAGAAAGACCGAGTTGAAGACCCCAAGAGACCTTGTACTCTTCACCCTAATATTCGATATACAACTTTAA